The genomic region GAACCCTCTAGGTTCTTGCTGGATCAAGAGGTTTTCGGCTACCGTCATCCACGGCATTAGGGTTAACTCCTGGAATACCGTCCTAATCCCCAACGCTTGTGCCTCTTGTGGGCCGTTGAGTTCTACCTTACGACCTTTGATCCGAATTTCTCCCTTGTCCGGGTGTATAAGACCAGAGAGGATTTTGATCAGCGTACTCTTCCCAGCTCCGTTTTCGCCTACTAGGCCATGTACCTCACCAGATTTGGCCGAAAAGGAGGCTTCCCTGAGTGCTCTGACCGCACCGAAGGACTTGGAGATGCCTGAAGCTTCTATAACCAAAGCCTCAGTTCTTGCTTCTGTAGTCATAGCGTTTTGTGTCACCTCTAAGAAGCTCAGGCTTTTGGAAGGTTGACCTGTAACTTGCCTTCACATGGTTTGCCTGACTTGGCTGCTTTGAGGCATATCTTTACCGTTGCGTTAGGCCCACTATCAGTGAAAGCGTCAAAGAATCCATCCGGTACATTCTTGAAAACAGTTACTCCTTCTTTAACAGTTTTGTCGGTAACCGAAGGGAAGGGAATGTTCACATCTTTCTTCGGGTAGTTACCCTGCAATATTCGGCGGGCTAACTCCAATGCTACGATGGAGAGGAAAGGAGGCTGCCCGATGGATAAACCTTCTACTTTGTGTCCATGATAACCGATCATAAGCCTGCGGAAGCCATTCTCAGCTTCCCCTGCCGTGGGTGGCAGAGGGCGATTAGCTTTTATAAAGGCTTTCAGTACACCGTCTGTTCCTCCCTGAGCCCAGATGCCATCTATCTTGGGAAGTGAAGGAAGGGCTGCAGCAGTATTGCGCTGGGCAACAGATGAGTCCCACATGCCGGTGATGCGGCTCACAACCTTGATGCCAGGATGCTTCTTCCAGACGCTTTCAGCACCTTTGTTGCGCTGCTGGTCCACGTAAGTCCCGGGTACCCCGGTGACCATTATGACGTTGCCCTTACCACCGAGTTTATTCGCTAACCAAGAGGCGAGTTCTTGACCAAACTTGAACTGGTTAGTATTTACCTTGATCGCCTTGGGTGCCGTAACAGTGTTGTCGAAAGAAATGACGAGTATTCCTTGTGATATCGCTTGCTGGATAGTTCCGTTGAGCCCAGTAGGTGAAGCTGCATCAACGAGAATGGCATCTACTCTCTTTGAAATGAGGTTGGAAATCTGCTGTGATTGCTTGTCTACCTCGTTTCCAGAGTTGTAAACTGAACCTTCTACCTGTGATTTGTAGGGCTCCATTTGCAGAGCAGCCTTGAACTCGTTGACCATTTCAATGCGCCACTGGTTGCCAATGTAAGAGTTGGAGAGGGCGATCGAGAGCTTCTTCTTGCCACCACCTCCCTGAGTGCCACTTTGTTTTCCTCCACACCCGGCGAGTCCGAGCGTTCCTGCTCCGACAATCGCTGTTCCTCCAACATTAAGGAAATCACGTCGTGTAAGCTTCCTTTTCACTACAGGCCTCCTTTCTATATTACTGAAGTTCTGGTTACTTTTGTTCTTTTGCGGTCGTTCTGGGATTTTTACTCCTGTCTACACATTTGCTGCCATACGTGTGCGTCACCCTCCCAGCATACTCCCGCACCAGCGCCCCGAGCGCCGCCTGCCTCTCCTCCGGCAGACGGTAGGCGGGCGCGGAGACGCTCATGGCGGCTATGCACCTCCCCTCCCCGTCGAAGATGGGGGCGGCCACGCACCTTACCTCTTCGTCGCTCTCGGTGTCGTCCACCGCGTACCCGCGCTCCCGCGTGACCTCGAGCTCGGCACGCAACGCCTCCGGGCTGGTGATCGATCTCGACGTGCGCGACTCGAGCCTGTCCACCGCCAGATACTCCTCCCGTTCCTTCTCGCCGCCGAAGGCCAGAAGCGCCTTGCCCAAAGCCGTGCAGTGCGCCGGACGGGTCGAGCCGGGGCGCGAGAGCACGACCGTGACCGACCGGCGCGGCTCGGTGCGCTCGAGGTAGAGGATCTCCCGTCCCTTCAACACCGCGAGCTGTACGACCTCACCGACCTTCTGCGTCAGCTCGCGCATCACCGGGAGCGACCAGCACCTGAGATCCTCGTCCAGATCGTAGAGGTTGCCGAGCGAAAGACACCGCGGACCCACGT from Rubrobacter naiadicus harbors:
- a CDS encoding sugar ABC transporter substrate-binding protein, with amino-acid sequence MKRKLTRRDFLNVGGTAIVGAGTLGLAGCGGKQSGTQGGGGKKKLSIALSNSYIGNQWRIEMVNEFKAALQMEPYKSQVEGSVYNSGNEVDKQSQQISNLISKRVDAILVDAASPTGLNGTIQQAISQGILVISFDNTVTAPKAIKVNTNQFKFGQELASWLANKLGGKGNVIMVTGVPGTYVDQQRNKGAESVWKKHPGIKVVSRITGMWDSSVAQRNTAAALPSLPKIDGIWAQGGTDGVLKAFIKANRPLPPTAGEAENGFRRLMIGYHGHKVEGLSIGQPPFLSIVALELARRILQGNYPKKDVNIPFPSVTDKTVKEGVTVFKNVPDGFFDAFTDSGPNATVKICLKAAKSGKPCEGKLQVNLPKA
- a CDS encoding IclR family transcriptional regulator; amino-acid sequence: MEGKIRERRDGRVETLARGLSLLVAFGEGGGGKTLTELARAAGLPKPTAMRMLRTLEEFGFVSREGRLYHVGPRCLSLGNLYDLDEDLRCWSLPVMRELTQKVGEVVQLAVLKGREILYLERTEPRRSVTVVLSRPGSTRPAHCTALGKALLAFGGEKEREEYLAVDRLESRTSRSITSPEALRAELEVTRERGYAVDDTESDEEVRCVAAPIFDGEGRCIAAMSVSAPAYRLPEERQAALGALVREYAGRVTHTYGSKCVDRSKNPRTTAKEQK